Below is a window of Aeromonas veronii DNA.
GCCCGGCAGGCCGTCAGTGCCGCATCCCATACGGCCGGAGAGAGCATTGCCGATGCCGCCAAAGCGGCGGAAGCCAAGGCTCGCGCCAAAGCAGAGGCGGAGATGGAAGCCCTGCTCAAATAAACCGACAGGCCACCGCAAGGTGGCCTGTTTTTTATCCCGCTACCGGATCATGACGTTATGGAAAAGGCCACATAGACTGTTAGGTAACTACCCGCACAAGGAGTGCATCATGCGTCGTCTGCTCCCTGCTCTCGCTTCTCTCGCCCTGTTTATCGCGCTCCCGGCTCCGGCACTTATCTACTATTCGGAACAGAACATGCCGCTCAATGGCCAGGATAAAAATGGTCAGCCTGTGGGGTTGGCGGTCGAGTTGCTGCGCCTGATGTGGCGCGAAATGGGAGAGCCGGAGCAACCCATCCACTTTCTGCCCTGGGCCCGCGGCTGGTATCTACTGACCCAGCAGCAAGAGGCCGTGCTCTTTACCACGGCACATACCAAGGAGCGGGATCCCCACTTCCTCTGGGTCTGCCCCATCAGCCACTCCAGGGTCGCGCTGGTCGGCCGCAAGCAGGATGCCCCCAAAGTGGCCAACAAAGCGGATCTCACCAAGCTGCAGATTGGTGTGATGCAGGCGGATGTCGGGGAGCAGTTGCTACTCAACCGCGGGATCAGCCCTGGCAATATGATGTCGGTAGAGCGCATGGAGCAGGTGGTGCGCCAGCTCATCATGGCGCGCACCGATCTGGTGGCAGGCAACGAGGTGATGTTGCGCCATCAGGCCAAGGAGCTGGGTTTCCCCAGCGAGGATTTTGTCACCGTCGCGATTCTTGAAGAGCAGGACAACTGCTTCGCCTTCAACCTGAGGGCAGACAAACAACAGGTTGCCCGCCTGCAACAGGCGCTGGACAAGGTCAGACAGGGGGATGAATACAAGCAGCTGGTGAAGCGCTACCAGTTGCTCAGTATCCTGCCCGAAACCAATCCCCCCATCCCGCGCCTCGAGTAACCCCGGCCCGCCCTATGGTGGGCTCGTTGTATCTCCCATCGATGAAACGGGGGATGCCTCCATCGGCGCCGTAATGAGGTGGTTCAGAAAGAGATTGAACAGCTCTGCCCGCGAGCCGAGCCGCAACTTGCCATAGAGATGCTTGCGGTGATTCTTCACCGTACCGCTGCCAATCCCGAGCTCCGCGGCAATCGCCTCCGTATCCAGCCCCAGCAGCAGCAACTCCGCCACCTGCCGCTCACGCCGGGTGAGCAGATCCCCCCCAACACTCGCCATCGCCTGCTCCACCGCACTCTTGAGGCTGGCGCTGTCTGGCAGTGCAGTGCTCTGGGCCAGCAACGGCTGACTCTGCCGCCACTGCTGACGACAGAGCGAATGCACCAGCGGGAACAGCTGCTCCAGCCTCGCCAGCTCGCTCTGGCTCAGGGTGCTGCGCTTGTCGAGGCGACCGAGAAACAGCATCAGCGTCAGTCCGTCCCGCACCGGCAGGATCAGCCCCACCTCCTCCTGCCAGCCAGTGGCCTGATAGAAGTGGTGGCGATATTCGGGATCAAGCCGCCCTTGGGAGACCTGCGCCAGGGTCCAGACGCCGGCAGGCAAGCCCTGCTCCAGCGCCTGCATAAAGGGATCCTGACTGAAGTGGCTGGTGAGGTAGCGATCAAACAGCAGAGCCCGCTGATGGTTGAGGTTGTCGTAGAGGTAGACGGGCCGCTGCCCCACCCCGAGCAGCAGGGCGCAATCAAACGCCACCTGTTGCTGGATCAGCCGCACCAGCGCCGCCGGAAAGGCGCTGCTGTGCAGGGCATCGACTACCTCGGTCATGCTGCAGGTCAAGGCATCTGTGGTGAATGGCTGGGTCATGGTGGCACGTTTCCGGTGACGGGGAGCGATTCCCCGCTATGACTGAATGCTAGCACGAGAGTGGCAAAACTGTCTCTCAGGGGACATATCCGCCACCAGCCAGAACGGCGAGGATGACGGCTTTTCCCCCTGCTGTTGGAGAACCCATGATCAACCCCCACCTGCTCGATGAACTGACCGAGCGCGGCCTTGTGGCCCAGAATTCCGACCCCGCGGCCCTGGCCGATCATCTTGCCACCCCGCGCACCGTCTATTGTGGGTTCGATCCCACCGCTTGCAGCCTGCATATCGGTCATCTGGTGCCACTGTTGATGCTGCGCCGCTTCCAGCTGGCGGGCCACACCCCGGTGGCACTGGTGGGCGGGGCGACCGGTCTTATCGGCGATCCCAGCTTCAAGGCGACCGAGCGCAGCCTCAACAGTGCCGATACCGTGCAGGGTTGGGTCGCCAGCCTGTCTGCCCAGATCAGGGCGCTGCTGCCCGCCGATGAGGGCCTGTCGGCCCCGCAACTGGTCAACAATGGCGACTGGATGGGGCAGATGTCCGCCCTCGATTTTCTGCGGGATATCGGCAAGCACTTCTCGGTCAACGCCATGCTGGCGCGGGAATCGGTGCGTCAGCGGCTGGCTCGCCCGGATCAGGGCATCTCGTTCACCGAGTTCTCCTACGCTCTGCTGCAATCCTACGACTTTGCGGTGCTGCACCAGCGGCTCGGTTGCACCCTGCAGATTGGCGGCAACGACCAGTGGGGCAATA
It encodes the following:
- a CDS encoding transporter substrate-binding domain-containing protein gives rise to the protein MRRLLPALASLALFIALPAPALIYYSEQNMPLNGQDKNGQPVGLAVELLRLMWREMGEPEQPIHFLPWARGWYLLTQQQEAVLFTTAHTKERDPHFLWVCPISHSRVALVGRKQDAPKVANKADLTKLQIGVMQADVGEQLLLNRGISPGNMMSVERMEQVVRQLIMARTDLVAGNEVMLRHQAKELGFPSEDFVTVAILEEQDNCFAFNLRADKQQVARLQQALDKVRQGDEYKQLVKRYQLLSILPETNPPIPRLE
- a CDS encoding helix-turn-helix transcriptional regulator, with amino-acid sequence MTQPFTTDALTCSMTEVVDALHSSAFPAALVRLIQQQVAFDCALLLGVGQRPVYLYDNLNHQRALLFDRYLTSHFSQDPFMQALEQGLPAGVWTLAQVSQGRLDPEYRHHFYQATGWQEEVGLILPVRDGLTLMLFLGRLDKRSTLSQSELARLEQLFPLVHSLCRQQWRQSQPLLAQSTALPDSASLKSAVEQAMASVGGDLLTRRERQVAELLLLGLDTEAIAAELGIGSGTVKNHRKHLYGKLRLGSRAELFNLFLNHLITAPMEASPVSSMGDTTSPP